The Montipora capricornis isolate CH-2021 chromosome 6, ASM3666992v2, whole genome shotgun sequence genome has a window encoding:
- the LOC138053493 gene encoding uncharacterized protein — MAVGRLSNGCAISLLVLRLLMLFGLLKVNLNHASEVSPYLWRFCKTNDSARPCSTRIIIRRRRDFTKPIGFAAGLLLLCGDIATQPGPGSPPGHKNIPYCSTLKCLYMNSRSIGKKLNELQALSIGNDLVFCVESWLNPNYLNCELLPSSADFTIYRRDRKNRRGGGVFLAVKNRLPSIRRRDLETDAEILACELRPDSRRKILAVVFYRPQDTDLEYLKQLKKTLLLASKAKFDQILVIGDFNLSEIDWQTGTAKAGDCLHNYFTKLVKDNYLWQLVDFPTRGKNILDLFLTTIPTKVQHIHGFDDIICTDHKLISFELDLKVPKRSKTKRVVYNFKRADWSGLKETLRNTPWDACIVPDDADASLENWYDLFVAAANDHIPKCKARSVNDLPWMDNELRLLLKKKDDARSKFKRKHSSSTEAKFIELRRSAKEMLMRKKKEHAEKLKASISENPRRFWSYIKSSTSDRPSPNFLIDGHKLVTDIRDRANILNKFFSSVFNPTSTASPTLSAPPSSGVGEKLDSIELTASEVREVLLSLDPSKACGPDNIPGSLLKNTAAEIAPSLCKIFNLSLSHGVVPVLWKRANVTPVFK, encoded by the coding sequence AGATTTTGTAAGACAAATGATTCTGCAAGACCATGTTCGACACGTATTATTATTCGCCGCCGCCGAGACTTTACCAAACCAATTGGTTTCGCGGCCGGTTTACTTCTTCTTTGTGGAGACATTGCGACTCAGCCTGGTCCAGGCAGTCCACCGGGGCACAAGAACATACCCTACTGCTCTACTCTCAAGTGCCTTTACATGAATTCGAGAAGTATTGGCAAAAAGCTGAACGAGCTCCAAGCACTATCGATTGGAAACGACCTAGTGTTTTGTGTAGAATCGTGGCTTAATCCAAACTATCTGAACTGTGAGCTGCTTCCCTCTAGCGCAGACTTTACCATCTATAGACGGGATCGGAAAAATAGAAGAGGAGGTGGAGTGTTTTTAGCCGTAAAAAATCGATTACCGAGCATTCGCCGCCGCGATCTAGAAACGGACGCTGAAATATTGGCTTGTGAACTTCGACCTGATTCCAGGAGAAAAATTCTAGCTGTTGTCTTTTACAGACCACAAGACACGGACTTGGAATATCTCAAGCAGCTCAAGAAAACCTTGTTACTGGCCTCAAAAGCAAAATTCGATCAGATCCTAGTAATAGGGGATTTTAACCTCTCAGAAATCGACTGGCAAACTGGTACGGCAAAAGCCGGGGATTGTCTTCACAATTATTTTACCAAGCTGGTGAAAGACAACTACTTGTGGCAATTAGTCGATTTTCCGACTAGGGGCAAAAACATTCTTGATCTATTCCTCACTACCATTCCCACTAAAGTCCAACACATCCATGGATTTGATGATATAATTTGTACAGATCATAAATTAATTAGTTTCGAGTTAGATCTAAAAGTCCCTAAAAGATCGAAAACAAAACGCGTTGTGTACAACTTTAAGCGTGCTGACTGGTCAGGACTCAAAGAGACACTTCGAAATACCCCGTGGGACGCATGCATTGTTCCCGATGATGCCGACGCCTCACTTGAAAATTGGTATGATCTCTTTGTTGCAGCTGCTAATGATCATATTCCCAAATGCAAAGCACGAAGTGTGAACGATCTGCCCTGGATGGACAATGAACTAAGATTATTGTTAAAGAAAAAGGACGACGCAAGAAGCAAATTTAAACGCAAGCATTCGTCATCGACTGAAGCCAAGTTTATTGAACTACGACGCTCCGCAAAGGAAATGCTTATGCGGAAAAAGAAGGAGCATGCAGAAAAACTTAAGGCATCCATCTCAGAAAATCCCAGGCGGTTTTGGTCCTACATCAAGTCATCTACTTCCGATAGACCCTCCCCTAACTTTCTTATAGACGGACATAAACTTGTAACTGACATTCGGGACAGAGCTAACATCCTAAATAAGTTTTTTAGTTCTGTGTTCAATCCGACGAGTACGGCCTCGCCTACACTTAGTGCTCCGCCCTCCAGCGGTGTCGGAGAAAAACTGGACTCTATTGAACTTACAGCCTCTGAAGTGAGGGAGGTTCTGCTTAGTCTTGATCCTAGTAAAGCATGTGGGCCTGACAATATCCCAGGATCCCTCCTGAAAAATACAGCAGCCGAGATAGCGCCTTCCCTGTGTAAAATATTCAACTTATCTCTGTCTCATGGGGTGGTACCCGTGCTGTGGAAACGCGCAAATGTCACTCCCGTTTTCAAATAG